The following are from one region of the Bacillota bacterium genome:
- a CDS encoding PTS sugar transporter subunit IIC, which produces MKKIIGVAACPAGIAHTYLATESLEQAAKQLGYEVKIETNGAGGVENRLTETDIAEATAVIIAADTTVDKERFRGKPMLEVSVGEAIKHAAKIIQKVEAGELETY; this is translated from the coding sequence ATGAAAAAAATTATTGGCGTAGCAGCTTGCCCGGCGGGAATTGCCCACACTTATCTTGCTACAGAAAGTCTGGAGCAGGCGGCGAAGCAACTGGGTTATGAAGTAAAAATTGAGACCAATGGCGCCGGCGGGGTAGAAAATAGATTGACCGAAACGGATATCGCTGAGGCAACAGCTGTGATCATAGCAGCGGATACAACCGTTGACAAAGAGCGGTTTCGCGGCAAGCCGATGTTAGAAGTTTCCGTGGGGGAAGCAATTAAGCATGCAGCGAAAATTATCCAGAAAGTTGAAGCTGGTGAGTTGGAGACTTACTAA